A genomic stretch from Odocoileus virginianus isolate 20LAN1187 ecotype Illinois chromosome 25, Ovbor_1.2, whole genome shotgun sequence includes:
- the HHLA2 gene encoding HERV-H LTR-associating protein 2 isoform X1, with amino-acid sequence MKAEAVLCSFLTLVPALCGSQASFSRVSMNEQIVTGRLREDVILPCSFESGPDVVIHWKNQDTNIYSYCKDCDQLEMQDPRYVNRLSLFPGEIYNGNASLCFRRLTIYDEGIYICHVGTSLGTITKKVVLQVVDFVTPVMEYEKKTTNSFLICTVFSVFPYPNIEWKVDNNTTVSDKRERKEDDPSGPFHVNSRVNITGSNSSYQCAIENPLLKQTWTGRWTVRDVLHEMESENVLLSCKPENNFSPPNQDFTVTWSRVENRSSLLLACFKNSSQGTLISQPQISWKELINSRDFSLTLKDLRLSDSGEYLCNITSNESTLLTMQTLHVASQRGTAGMIVPVLVAVVLAVLLLSVGTQAVRSRRCIGSHRERHPPANPNSSSAGTSEENVPLSEHPPNT; translated from the exons ATGAAGGCAGAGGCAGTGCTGTGTTCCTTCCTCACTCTTGTACCAGCTCTGTGTGGGTCTCAAG CTTCCTTCAGCCGTGTTAGTATGAATGAGCAAATCGTCACTGGAAGACTACGTGAAGACGTAATTCTCCCTTGCTCATTTGAGAGTGGGCCTGATGTTGTAATTCACTGGAAGAATCAAGATACCAACATTTACTCATACTGCAAAGACTGCGACCAGTTGGAAATGCAAGATCCCAGATATGTAAACAGGCTATCCCTCTTCCCTGGTGAGATTTACAATGGGAATGCCTCCCTGTGTTTCAGAAGATTAACCATTTATGATGAAGGAATTTACATATGCCATGTGGGAACATCCCTTGGAACAATCACAAAGAAAGTAGTACTACAAGTGGTAG ATTTTGTCACTCCTGTGATGGAGTatgaaaagaaaaccaccaaCAGCTTCTTAATATGCACTGTGTTCAGTGTTTTTCCTTATCCAAATATCGAATGGAAAGTAGATAATAATACAACTGTCTCtgacaaaagagaaaggaaagaagatgatCCTTCCGGTCCTTTTCATGTAAACAGCAGAGTAAATATTACAGGATCAAATTCATCTTATCAGTGTGCAATTGAAAATCCACTGCTGAAGCAAACATGGACAGGGAGATGGACAGTGAGAG ATGTTCTTCATGAAATGGAAAGTGAAAACGTTTTACTCTCATGTAAACCTGAAAACAATTTTTCCCCACCAAATCAAGACTTCACAGTCACTTGGTCCAGAGTGGAAAATCGGAGTTCCTTGCTCCTGGCTTGCTTTAAGAACTCCTCACAAGGAACACTTATCAGTCAACCTCAGATTTCATGGAAAGAGCTGATAAACTCACGTGACTTCTCTTTAACTCTGAAGGATCTTCGTCTTTCAGACAGTGGGGAGTATTTGTGCAATATTACATCAAACGAAAGTACCTTACTCACCATGCAAACACTGCATGTAG CAAGCCAAAGAGGAACTGCTGGGATGATTGTCCCAGTTTTGGTGGCCGTGGTATTGGCAGTTTTGTTACTGTCAGTGGGCACTCAAGCTGTTAGATCAAGAAGATGCATCGGTTCCCACAGAG aaaGGCATCCACCTGCTAATCCGAACTCTAGCAGTGCCGGTACTTCAGAAGAAAACGTG CCTCTTTCAGAACATCCACCCAATACATGA
- the HHLA2 gene encoding HERV-H LTR-associating protein 2 isoform X2 → MKAEAVLCSFLTLVPALCGSQASFSRVSMNEQIVTGRLREDVILPCSFESGPDVVIHWKNQDTNIYSYCKDCDQLEMQDPRYVNRLSLFPGEIYNGNASLCFRRLTIYDEGIYICHVGTSLGTITKKVVLQVVDFVTPVMEYEKKTTNSFLICTVFSVFPYPNIEWKVDNNTTVSDKRERKEDDPSGPFHVNSRVNITGSNSSYQCAIENPLLKQTWTGRWTVRDVLHEMESENVLLSCKPENNFSPPNQDFTVTWSRVENRSSLLLACFKNSSQGTLISQPQISWKELINSRDFSLTLKDLRLSDSGEYLCNITSNESTLLTMQTLHVAHRRSVCLISKQAKEELLG, encoded by the exons ATGAAGGCAGAGGCAGTGCTGTGTTCCTTCCTCACTCTTGTACCAGCTCTGTGTGGGTCTCAAG CTTCCTTCAGCCGTGTTAGTATGAATGAGCAAATCGTCACTGGAAGACTACGTGAAGACGTAATTCTCCCTTGCTCATTTGAGAGTGGGCCTGATGTTGTAATTCACTGGAAGAATCAAGATACCAACATTTACTCATACTGCAAAGACTGCGACCAGTTGGAAATGCAAGATCCCAGATATGTAAACAGGCTATCCCTCTTCCCTGGTGAGATTTACAATGGGAATGCCTCCCTGTGTTTCAGAAGATTAACCATTTATGATGAAGGAATTTACATATGCCATGTGGGAACATCCCTTGGAACAATCACAAAGAAAGTAGTACTACAAGTGGTAG ATTTTGTCACTCCTGTGATGGAGTatgaaaagaaaaccaccaaCAGCTTCTTAATATGCACTGTGTTCAGTGTTTTTCCTTATCCAAATATCGAATGGAAAGTAGATAATAATACAACTGTCTCtgacaaaagagaaaggaaagaagatgatCCTTCCGGTCCTTTTCATGTAAACAGCAGAGTAAATATTACAGGATCAAATTCATCTTATCAGTGTGCAATTGAAAATCCACTGCTGAAGCAAACATGGACAGGGAGATGGACAGTGAGAG ATGTTCTTCATGAAATGGAAAGTGAAAACGTTTTACTCTCATGTAAACCTGAAAACAATTTTTCCCCACCAAATCAAGACTTCACAGTCACTTGGTCCAGAGTGGAAAATCGGAGTTCCTTGCTCCTGGCTTGCTTTAAGAACTCCTCACAAGGAACACTTATCAGTCAACCTCAGATTTCATGGAAAGAGCTGATAAACTCACGTGACTTCTCTTTAACTCTGAAGGATCTTCGTCTTTCAGACAGTGGGGAGTATTTGTGCAATATTACATCAAACGAAAGTACCTTACTCACCATGCAAACACTGCATGTAG CTCATAGACGTTCTGTTTGTCTTATTTCAAAGCAAGCCAAAGAGGAACTGCTGGGATGA